A stretch of the Arthrobacter stackebrandtii genome encodes the following:
- a CDS encoding RelA/SpoT family protein produces the protein MAGQAGTTEAGATPVRPAEPRPTFPGRRERTRSRLARLTGWSTESYSPILEPLLRIVRARNPKEDFELIQRAFTVAEKYHEGQKRKSGDPYITHPVAVATILAEMGMTGSTLAAALLHDTVEDTPYTLAELERDFGSEIAMLVDGVTKLDKVEFGAAAQAETVRKMVIAMAKDIRVLVIKLADRLHNARTWRFVSASSSGKKARETLDIFAPLAHRLGMNAMKWELEELSFAALYPKVYEEIVRMVQDRSPEREKQLSIIRREIVEMLRVSKLKADVTGRPKHYYSIYQKMVVRNKDFDDINDLIGVRVIVDTVGDCYAALGQIYALWSPLVGRFKDYIALPKFNMYQSLHTTVVGPGGKLVEIQIRTLEMHQRAEYGVAAHWKYKSGNKAPVSVQEDMNWLRTLVDWQQETSDPNEFLESLRYEMNSKEVYVYTPMGRVIALPEGSTPVDFAYSVHTEVGNRTIGARVNGKLVPLNSELAHGDTVEIFTNKAEGAGPSQDWQNFVKSARARNKIRQWFTKERRDESIEKGKELLTKAMRKQNLPLQKMMTHEALLSVTEHFHYVDIAGLYAAVGDGHTSAQSVVERLRDILGPHDDIEDAPAPIDTHVSNTRPRVSDSGVIVHGVGDVLVKLARCCTPVPPDPIGGFVTKGSGISVHRQDCPNLMHLKSEPGRLVDVDWAPTQSGVFLVEIQVEALDRKNLLSDVTRVLSESHVNILAASVHTSRDRVAVSKFAFEMGDPKYLDHVLNSVRRIDGVFDVYRSTGSHRRA, from the coding sequence ATGGCCGGCCAGGCCGGAACAACGGAAGCCGGTGCCACCCCCGTGCGCCCGGCGGAGCCGCGGCCCACATTCCCGGGCAGGCGCGAACGGACACGGTCACGGCTGGCCCGGCTGACAGGCTGGTCCACGGAAAGCTACTCGCCGATCCTGGAACCGCTGCTGCGCATTGTGCGGGCCCGGAACCCCAAGGAAGACTTCGAGCTGATCCAGCGCGCCTTCACGGTGGCGGAAAAATACCACGAGGGCCAAAAGCGCAAGAGCGGCGACCCCTACATCACCCATCCCGTGGCCGTTGCCACCATCCTCGCCGAGATGGGCATGACCGGCAGCACCCTTGCCGCGGCCCTGCTGCATGACACCGTGGAGGACACCCCCTACACACTGGCCGAGCTGGAACGGGACTTCGGCAGCGAAATCGCCATGCTCGTGGACGGTGTGACCAAGCTGGACAAGGTTGAGTTCGGTGCCGCCGCGCAGGCCGAGACCGTGCGAAAGATGGTCATCGCCATGGCCAAGGACATCCGGGTGCTCGTCATCAAGCTTGCCGACCGGCTCCACAACGCCCGCACCTGGCGCTTTGTTTCCGCCTCTTCCTCAGGCAAAAAAGCCCGGGAAACCCTCGACATCTTCGCCCCGCTGGCCCACCGCCTCGGCATGAACGCCATGAAGTGGGAGCTGGAGGAACTCTCCTTCGCCGCCCTGTACCCCAAGGTGTACGAGGAAATCGTGCGCATGGTGCAGGACCGCTCCCCGGAGCGCGAGAAGCAGCTGAGCATCATCCGCCGCGAAATCGTCGAGATGCTCCGGGTGTCCAAGCTCAAGGCTGATGTCACCGGCCGGCCCAAGCACTACTACTCCATCTACCAAAAGATGGTGGTGCGCAACAAGGACTTTGACGACATCAACGACCTCATCGGCGTCCGCGTCATCGTCGACACCGTGGGCGACTGTTACGCGGCGCTGGGCCAGATCTACGCCCTGTGGAGCCCGCTCGTGGGCCGTTTCAAGGACTACATTGCGCTGCCCAAGTTCAACATGTACCAGTCGCTGCACACCACGGTGGTGGGCCCGGGCGGAAAACTGGTGGAGATCCAGATTCGCACCCTGGAAATGCACCAGCGCGCCGAATACGGCGTCGCCGCCCACTGGAAGTACAAGAGCGGCAACAAGGCGCCGGTCAGTGTCCAGGAGGACATGAACTGGCTGCGGACCCTGGTCGACTGGCAGCAGGAAACTTCCGACCCCAACGAGTTCCTGGAGTCGCTGCGCTATGAGATGAACTCCAAGGAGGTGTACGTCTACACCCCCATGGGTCGGGTCATCGCCCTCCCCGAGGGCTCAACTCCCGTGGACTTCGCCTACTCGGTGCACACCGAGGTGGGCAACCGGACCATCGGCGCCCGGGTCAACGGCAAGCTCGTTCCGCTCAACAGCGAGCTGGCCCACGGCGACACCGTGGAGATCTTCACCAACAAGGCCGAGGGTGCCGGGCCCAGCCAGGACTGGCAAAACTTTGTCAAGAGCGCCCGGGCACGGAACAAGATCCGCCAGTGGTTCACCAAGGAACGCCGCGACGAGTCCATTGAAAAGGGCAAGGAGCTGCTGACCAAGGCCATGCGCAAGCAGAACCTGCCGCTGCAGAAGATGATGACCCACGAGGCTCTGCTTTCCGTCACGGAGCACTTCCACTACGTGGACATCGCCGGTCTCTATGCCGCAGTGGGAGACGGCCACACTTCCGCACAGTCCGTCGTGGAGCGTCTGCGGGACATCCTGGGCCCGCACGATGACATCGAGGACGCTCCGGCCCCCATCGACACCCACGTCTCCAACACACGCCCGCGGGTCTCCGACTCCGGCGTCATTGTCCACGGCGTCGGCGACGTCCTGGTCAAGCTGGCCCGCTGCTGCACGCCCGTGCCGCCGGATCCCATTGGCGGCTTCGTCACGAAGGGCTCGGGCATCTCCGTCCACCGCCAGGACTGCCCCAACCTCATGCACCTGAAGAGTGAGCCCGGCCGGCTGGTCGACGTTGACTGGGCGCCCACCCAGTCGGGCGTGTTCCTGGTGGAGATCCAGGTGGAGGCGCTGGACCGCAAGAACCTGCTCTCCGACGTCACCCGCGTGCTCTCCGAAAGCCACGTGAACATCCTGGCCGCCAGCGTCCACACCTCCCGCGACAGGGTGGCGGTGTCAAAGTTCGCCTTTGAAATGGGCGATCCCAAGTACCTGGACCACGTGTTGAACTCCGTGCGCAGGATCGACGGCGTTTTCGACGTGTACCGATCCACCGGGAGCCACCGCCGCGCCTAG
- a CDS encoding peptidylprolyl isomerase, whose amino-acid sequence MASSKKTSREAKARVARMEANQAMYQEQVQRRKRDNLVAIIAILAAVAIASVLALTVFAPKDGTDAAADSTATPTATASADATPSATPSAQETNSAGVASADTAKGKTFTGTLTLNGQPMGVELDGTKAPQAAAVFKQLADEGFMTGKSCHRLTNSPDFELLQCGSLKGDGNGDPSFQWGPVENSPADGKYPAGTIAVARGNGTYTNGTQFFITYGDTTLPQDTGGYTIVGKVTSGLDAVKDIAAGGIEGGASDGAPTTKVTIDSFQLN is encoded by the coding sequence TTGGCCAGCAGCAAGAAGACCAGCCGGGAAGCAAAGGCACGCGTTGCCCGCATGGAGGCCAACCAGGCCATGTACCAGGAGCAGGTGCAGCGCCGCAAGCGTGACAACCTGGTGGCCATCATTGCCATTCTTGCCGCCGTGGCCATCGCCTCGGTGCTGGCCCTGACCGTGTTCGCCCCCAAGGACGGCACGGACGCCGCCGCGGACAGCACCGCCACGCCGACGGCCACCGCCTCCGCCGATGCCACGCCCAGCGCCACGCCGAGTGCGCAGGAGACCAACAGCGCCGGCGTCGCCAGCGCGGACACGGCCAAGGGCAAGACCTTCACCGGAACCCTGACCCTGAACGGCCAGCCGATGGGCGTGGAGCTGGACGGGACCAAGGCGCCCCAGGCCGCCGCCGTGTTCAAACAGCTCGCCGACGAGGGCTTCATGACGGGCAAGAGCTGCCACCGCCTGACCAACTCGCCCGACTTTGAGCTGCTCCAGTGCGGTTCCCTGAAGGGCGACGGCAACGGCGACCCCAGCTTCCAGTGGGGCCCGGTGGAGAACTCCCCCGCCGACGGAAAATACCCGGCTGGCACCATTGCCGTGGCCCGCGGCAACGGCACCTACACCAACGGCACGCAGTTCTTCATCACCTATGGCGACACCACGCTGCCCCAGGACACGGGCGGCTACACCATTGTCGGCAAGGTCACCAGCGGCCTTGATGCGGTGAAGGATATTGCCGCCGGCGGCATCGAAGGCGGGGCCTCGGACGGTGCACCCACCACCAAGGTGACGATAGACTCGTTCCAGCTCAACTAA
- the ruvB gene encoding Holliday junction branch migration DNA helicase RuvB translates to MAGTDDAAPLLPGQINLAGSGSGHGGSAAGRGAGELAAPIAEPEERELEAALRPKNLDDFVGQERVRKQLSLVLAASKIRGRSADHVLMSGPPGLGKTTLAMIVAAEMNAPLRISSGPAIQHAGDLAAILSSLTEGEVLFLDEIHRMSRPAEEMLYMAMEDFRVDIIVGKGAGATAIPLELPSFTLVGATTRAGLLPGPLRDRFGFTGHLEFYSVGELELVLRRSAGMLDLKLTSAGFSEIAGRSRGTPRIANRLLRRVRDWALVHGVETIDARTASAALDMYEVDVRGLDRLDRSVLEALVNKFNGGPVGLSTLAIAVGEETETVETVAEPFLVREGLLGRTPRGRIALPAAWEHLGLKMPGNAVAAAMLPFDDELDP, encoded by the coding sequence ATGGCAGGCACTGACGACGCAGCGCCCCTGCTCCCAGGGCAGATCAACTTGGCCGGTTCCGGCAGCGGCCACGGCGGAAGCGCCGCCGGCCGGGGTGCCGGGGAACTGGCAGCCCCGATTGCCGAACCCGAGGAACGGGAACTGGAAGCGGCGCTGCGCCCCAAGAACCTTGACGACTTCGTGGGCCAGGAGCGCGTGCGCAAGCAGCTGTCGCTGGTCCTTGCGGCATCGAAAATCCGCGGACGCAGCGCCGACCACGTGCTCATGTCCGGCCCGCCCGGGCTGGGCAAAACCACCCTGGCCATGATTGTTGCCGCCGAGATGAACGCGCCGCTGCGCATCAGCTCGGGCCCGGCCATCCAGCACGCCGGAGACCTTGCCGCCATCCTCTCCTCGCTGACGGAGGGGGAGGTGCTCTTCCTGGACGAGATTCACCGCATGTCCCGCCCCGCCGAAGAGATGCTGTACATGGCCATGGAGGATTTCCGGGTCGACATCATCGTCGGCAAGGGTGCCGGCGCCACCGCCATCCCGCTGGAGTTGCCGTCCTTCACCCTGGTGGGCGCCACCACGCGTGCCGGCCTGCTGCCTGGCCCCCTGCGCGACCGCTTTGGCTTCACAGGCCACCTGGAGTTCTACTCGGTTGGGGAGCTGGAGCTTGTGCTGCGCCGCTCCGCCGGCATGCTCGACCTAAAACTGACCAGCGCCGGCTTTTCCGAGATCGCCGGCCGGTCACGCGGCACGCCCCGCATCGCCAACCGGCTGCTGCGCCGTGTTCGCGACTGGGCGCTGGTCCACGGCGTGGAGACCATCGACGCCCGCACCGCCTCGGCTGCCCTGGACATGTACGAGGTTGACGTCCGCGGACTGGACAGGCTCGACCGCTCGGTGCTGGAGGCCCTTGTCAACAAGTTCAACGGCGGGCCTGTGGGCCTGTCCACCCTTGCCATAGCGGTGGGGGAGGAGACCGAAACGGTGGAGACCGTGGCCGAGCCCTTCCTGGTCCGTGAGGGCCTGCTGGGCCGCACCCCGCGCGGGCGCATCGCACTCCCCGCGGCCTGGGAGCACCTGGGCCTGAAGATGCCCGGCAACGCGGTGGCCGCCGCCATGCTGCCCTTCGACGACGAGTTGGATCCCTAG
- the yajC gene encoding preprotein translocase subunit YajC → MSFSSILAETTAAPAPGLLSPMNLLLFAMFGLLIFMMLRKQKKAKAAQQEQRSKLAPGVDMMTNFGLFGKVISIDDEENKIVLEISPGVTATVHRQTVAKIIEPAEAEAVVPDDASSLTIGLEKKAPEAESVEESLERLNNENNKDN, encoded by the coding sequence GTGTCTTTCAGCAGTATTTTGGCCGAAACAACCGCCGCGCCCGCACCCGGCCTCTTGAGCCCCATGAACCTGCTGCTGTTCGCCATGTTCGGGCTGCTCATCTTCATGATGCTCCGCAAGCAGAAGAAGGCCAAGGCGGCACAGCAGGAACAGCGTTCCAAGCTGGCTCCCGGCGTTGACATGATGACCAACTTTGGCCTCTTCGGCAAGGTCATCTCCATCGACGACGAAGAGAACAAGATTGTTCTGGAAATCTCTCCCGGCGTCACAGCCACGGTGCACCGCCAGACGGTTGCGAAGATCATCGAGCCGGCCGAGGCTGAGGCGGTTGTCCCCGACGACGCCTCATCCCTGACCATTGGGCTGGAGAAGAAGGCACCCGAGGCGGAATCCGTTGAGGAGTCCCTGGAACGCCTGAACAACGAAAACAACAAAGACAACTAG
- a CDS encoding DUF349 domain-containing protein, which produces MTHSQESDETTATTPAEPVTENAPVDGTTAAAPVPAPAAVPAPSPSPAAFAARPKSPAPAAVPATSAPAVPAVDLTEAAKFGRAEEDGHVFLILDGEEFPVGQYPGASKDEALSYFVRKFDDIVAQLALLEQRVEAKAPTTDMNKTVAHLREQLGERTSVGDVNAALARVDALEQSIKELAAAERAAHDAARTVELAAREAIVAEAEAIAAGDPATIQWKVSSARMNELFESWKQAQKSGMRLGRATEEGLWKRFRSARTVFDRHRRAYFSQLDNNNAAAKSAKEALIAEAEELASSTEWGWAAGEYRRLMDQWKGSPRASRKDDDALWARFRGAQDKFFAARQAANSALDEEFSANLVVKEALIAEAQALLPVTDLNAAKKALQNIRDRWEEAGKVPRADMQRVEAGLRKVEDAVRAADEDNWRRSDPEAKARTSSALSQLEATIAGLREDLAKAEKAGDARKVAKATEALAARELWLEQVQKAAADFS; this is translated from the coding sequence GTGACACACAGTCAAGAATCCGACGAAACAACTGCCACAACACCAGCAGAACCCGTAACGGAGAATGCCCCTGTTGACGGCACGACGGCGGCAGCTCCCGTCCCGGCGCCGGCTGCGGTTCCAGCCCCCTCACCATCCCCGGCTGCCTTCGCGGCCCGGCCCAAGTCCCCGGCCCCGGCCGCGGTTCCGGCAACGTCCGCCCCGGCAGTGCCCGCCGTCGATCTCACCGAAGCCGCCAAGTTCGGCCGCGCCGAGGAAGACGGGCACGTGTTCCTGATCCTGGACGGCGAAGAGTTCCCGGTGGGCCAGTACCCGGGCGCCAGCAAGGACGAGGCGCTGAGCTACTTTGTGCGCAAGTTTGATGACATCGTCGCCCAGCTCGCACTGCTGGAACAGCGTGTTGAGGCCAAGGCCCCCACCACGGACATGAACAAGACCGTGGCGCACCTGCGCGAGCAGCTGGGCGAGCGCACCTCCGTGGGCGACGTCAATGCCGCACTTGCCCGCGTGGACGCACTGGAGCAGAGCATCAAGGAGCTGGCGGCCGCCGAGCGCGCCGCCCACGACGCCGCCCGGACCGTTGAGCTGGCCGCCCGCGAGGCAATTGTTGCCGAGGCCGAGGCCATTGCGGCCGGCGACCCCGCAACGATCCAGTGGAAGGTCAGCAGCGCCCGCATGAACGAGCTGTTCGAGTCCTGGAAGCAGGCCCAGAAGTCGGGCATGAGGCTGGGCCGTGCCACGGAGGAAGGCCTGTGGAAGCGGTTCCGCAGCGCCCGCACCGTGTTCGACCGCCACCGCCGCGCGTATTTCTCGCAGCTGGACAACAACAACGCCGCCGCCAAGTCCGCCAAGGAGGCGCTCATTGCCGAGGCGGAAGAGCTCGCCAGCTCCACGGAATGGGGCTGGGCTGCCGGGGAATACCGCCGCCTCATGGACCAGTGGAAGGGCTCCCCGCGGGCCAGCCGCAAGGACGACGACGCACTGTGGGCCCGTTTCCGTGGAGCCCAGGACAAGTTCTTTGCCGCCCGCCAGGCCGCCAACAGCGCCCTGGACGAGGAGTTTAGCGCCAACCTGGTGGTCAAGGAGGCCTTGATCGCCGAGGCCCAGGCACTCCTGCCGGTGACGGACCTGAACGCCGCAAAGAAGGCGCTGCAGAACATCCGCGACCGCTGGGAGGAAGCGGGCAAGGTGCCGCGCGCCGACATGCAGCGCGTCGAGGCCGGCCTGCGCAAGGTGGAGGACGCCGTGCGCGCCGCCGACGAGGACAACTGGCGCCGCAGCGACCCCGAGGCCAAGGCACGCACCAGCAGCGCCCTGAGCCAGCTCGAAGCCACGATTGCCGGGTTGCGCGAAGACCTGGCGAAGGCCGAGAAGGCCGGCGACGCCCGCAAGGTGGCCAAGGCCACCGAGGCACTCGCCGCCCGCGAGCTGTGGCTGGAACAGGTCCAGAAGGCTGCAGCCGACTTCTCCTGA
- the secD gene encoding protein translocase subunit SecD yields MVRTGPTSAARRTLLWLAAIIIACTLAVGGGVLAGAISWAPKLGLDLEGGTQMILQPKVEGSGAVTQEQLDQAVAIIRQRVDGSGVSEAQISTEGGKNVVVSMPGKPTDEERNLIKASANMNFRPVIAASQGPSGAVPEAERTPEDKLPVPTAKPVNASDPNWVDAAVMKEYEATSCIAPLTERPTTSDADKPLVSCEPDSGIKYILGPVEIPGKWIKDASYGLQQGAQGATTNQWSVNLTLEKPDGAQAFKEVTQRLNGKYLVNPNDPQARFAIVLDDSVISAPASMAVITDGQSSITGNFTEASAKALSDQLKFGSLPISFDIQSETQISATLGLQQLEMGILAGLIGLGLVVIYSLFQYRALGFVTIISLVIAGVLTYLAIVLLGWAENYRLSLAGVAGIIVAIGQTADSFIVYFERVRDELRDGRGLVAAVDNGWARAKRTILASKAVNILASVVLYFVSVGSVKGFAFTLGLTAVADLIVVFMFTHPTLMLLARTKFFGEGHHFSGLDPKQLGAVPLYRGAGRFRTPAESLEVAKGKNARAAGEAERRQTIAERRLAAKEKEMAGTGGRSNGASTSGSSDDSKENN; encoded by the coding sequence ATGGTACGAACTGGTCCGACGTCGGCAGCCCGCAGAACCTTGCTGTGGCTCGCGGCGATCATCATTGCATGCACCCTGGCAGTAGGCGGCGGTGTCCTTGCCGGCGCCATTTCCTGGGCGCCAAAGCTTGGCCTCGACCTTGAGGGCGGCACCCAGATGATTCTGCAGCCCAAGGTGGAGGGCTCCGGAGCCGTCACCCAGGAGCAGCTGGACCAGGCCGTCGCCATCATCCGCCAGCGCGTGGACGGCTCCGGTGTGTCTGAAGCCCAGATCTCCACCGAGGGCGGCAAGAACGTTGTTGTGAGCATGCCCGGCAAGCCCACGGACGAAGAGCGCAACCTCATCAAGGCCTCGGCCAACATGAACTTCCGCCCCGTCATTGCCGCCAGCCAGGGCCCCTCGGGTGCCGTGCCTGAAGCCGAGCGCACGCCCGAGGACAAGCTGCCCGTCCCCACGGCCAAGCCCGTGAACGCCAGCGACCCCAACTGGGTGGATGCCGCGGTCATGAAGGAATATGAGGCCACCAGCTGCATCGCGCCGCTGACCGAGCGGCCCACCACCTCGGACGCCGACAAGCCGCTCGTCAGCTGTGAACCTGACTCCGGCATCAAGTACATCCTCGGCCCGGTGGAAATCCCCGGCAAGTGGATCAAGGACGCCTCCTACGGCCTGCAGCAGGGTGCCCAGGGGGCCACCACAAACCAGTGGTCTGTCAACCTGACCCTGGAGAAGCCGGATGGCGCCCAGGCTTTCAAGGAAGTCACCCAGCGCCTGAATGGCAAGTACCTGGTGAACCCGAACGACCCCCAGGCCCGCTTCGCGATCGTGCTGGATGACAGCGTCATCTCGGCACCGGCCTCCATGGCTGTCATCACCGACGGCCAGTCCTCCATCACCGGCAACTTCACCGAAGCCAGTGCCAAGGCCCTGTCGGACCAGCTGAAGTTCGGCTCACTGCCCATCAGCTTTGACATCCAGAGCGAAACCCAGATTTCTGCAACGCTGGGCCTGCAGCAGCTTGAAATGGGCATCCTCGCCGGCCTGATCGGCCTGGGACTGGTGGTCATTTACTCGTTGTTCCAGTACCGTGCGCTCGGTTTTGTCACCATCATCTCCCTCGTCATCGCCGGCGTCCTGACCTACCTGGCCATCGTGCTGCTCGGCTGGGCGGAGAACTACCGCCTGTCCCTCGCCGGCGTGGCAGGCATCATTGTGGCCATCGGCCAGACCGCGGACTCGTTCATCGTCTACTTCGAACGAGTCAGGGATGAGCTGCGCGACGGCCGCGGCCTGGTGGCCGCCGTCGACAACGGCTGGGCCCGCGCCAAGCGCACCATCCTGGCCTCCAAGGCCGTGAACATCCTGGCCTCGGTGGTCCTGTACTTCGTGTCCGTGGGCAGCGTCAAGGGCTTCGCGTTTACGCTGGGCCTGACCGCCGTGGCCGACCTCATCGTGGTCTTCATGTTCACGCACCCCACACTGATGCTGCTGGCCCGCACCAAGTTCTTCGGCGAGGGCCACCACTTCTCCGGCCTGGACCCCAAGCAGTTGGGCGCCGTCCCGCTGTACCGCGGTGCCGGACGCTTCCGCACCCCGGCGGAGTCCCTGGAGGTTGCCAAGGGCAAGAATGCGCGTGCAGCGGGCGAGGCGGAGCGCCGCCAGACCATCGCCGAGCGCCGCCTGGCCGCCAAGGAAAAGGAAATGGCGGGCACCGGCGGGCGAAGCAATGGTGCGTCCACATCCGGCTCCAGTGACGACTCCAAGGAGAACAACTAA
- the secF gene encoding protein translocase subunit SecF, producing MKSFATFGNELYTGERSYEFIGKRKIWFSITGVLVVLSILIPILGGGFNFGIEFRGGSQFTVSAVTHTDVTIGEKAVAEAIPGTAAVVTNIAADTMQVQTDKLTDDQTIAVKDALKTAYGVSEDEITSTFVGPTWGQDVSRQAVIGFFVFVLLATVLMALYFRTWRMSIAAIVGLLVVMVVTAGVYAASGFEVTPSAIIGFLTILSYSLYDTVVVFDKIRENTADIDKSVRRTFAEEVNLAVNQTLVRSINTMMVAVLPVGSILFIGALLLGAGTLRDLSLALFIGIIVSTFSTIFVAAPLYSLLREHEPDLVKQAKKVQQRRAVEAPETVDAG from the coding sequence ATGAAGAGTTTCGCCACATTCGGCAACGAGCTGTACACCGGTGAACGGTCCTACGAATTCATCGGCAAGCGCAAGATCTGGTTCTCCATCACCGGCGTCCTCGTGGTCCTGTCCATCCTGATCCCCATCCTGGGCGGCGGCTTCAACTTCGGCATCGAGTTCCGCGGCGGTTCGCAGTTCACCGTCTCCGCCGTCACCCACACGGATGTCACAATCGGTGAAAAGGCCGTGGCCGAGGCCATCCCCGGCACCGCCGCCGTCGTCACCAACATAGCCGCCGACACCATGCAGGTCCAGACGGACAAGCTCACCGACGACCAGACGATCGCCGTCAAGGACGCACTGAAGACCGCCTATGGCGTGTCCGAGGATGAGATCACCTCAACGTTTGTCGGCCCCACCTGGGGACAGGATGTTTCGCGACAGGCCGTCATCGGCTTCTTCGTGTTCGTGCTCCTGGCCACCGTGCTCATGGCCCTGTACTTCAGGACCTGGCGCATGTCCATTGCCGCCATTGTGGGCCTGCTCGTCGTCATGGTCGTGACGGCGGGCGTCTACGCGGCGTCGGGCTTCGAGGTGACGCCGTCGGCCATCATTGGCTTCCTGACCATCCTGAGTTATTCGCTATACGACACCGTGGTGGTCTTCGACAAAATCAGGGAAAACACGGCAGACATCGACAAGTCGGTGCGCCGGACCTTCGCCGAGGAAGTCAACCTGGCCGTCAACCAGACGCTGGTCCGCTCCATCAACACCATGATGGTGGCCGTGCTGCCGGTGGGCTCCATCCTGTTCATCGGTGCCCTGCTCCTTGGCGCGGGAACCCTGCGCGACCTTTCCCTCGCCCTGTTCATCGGCATCATCGTGAGCACCTTCTCCACGATCTTCGTCGCCGCGCCGCTGTACTCCCTGCTACGCGAACACGAGCCCGACCTGGTGAAGCAGGCCAAGAAGGTCCAGCAGCGCCGTGCAGTCGAAGCGCCTGAAACGGTCGACGCCGGATAG
- the hisS gene encoding histidine--tRNA ligase → MARNASLSGFPEWLPEERLVEQHVLDTLRRTFELHGFSSIETRAVETVGHLLRKGEIDKEVYGLSRLQDDDGNTAVAAKDDPNALALHFDLTVPFARYVVENAGYLSFPFRRYQIQKVWRGERPQEGRAREFTQADIDVVADGVLPFRYDVELALVIAEALSALPIPAFKLRINNRKLAEGFYRGIGLTDTAGVLRSIDKLEKIGAEKVAELLKTELGASDEQAAKALALASIRTEDTSFVAAVRALGVTDELMEEGLNELEQVIAAAVKSAPGSVVADLSIARGLDYYTGTVYETVLVGHEQLGSICSGGRYDALASKGNRKFPGVGLSIGVTRLVARILSQEFAKASRSVPTAVLVTLADEDSWSDAQDVAAALRARGIATEVAAKADKFGKQIKYADKRGIPFVWFTDETGAHQVKDIRSGDQVAADPAAWTPPAEDLTPQIVKA, encoded by the coding sequence ATGGCACGCAACGCCTCCTTGTCCGGTTTTCCCGAGTGGCTTCCCGAGGAGCGGCTGGTGGAGCAGCACGTGCTGGACACCCTGCGCCGCACCTTTGAGCTGCACGGCTTCAGCTCCATTGAGACCCGGGCCGTGGAAACCGTGGGCCACCTGTTGCGCAAGGGCGAGATCGACAAGGAGGTGTACGGCCTCTCCCGCCTGCAGGACGACGACGGCAACACCGCGGTTGCTGCCAAGGACGATCCCAACGCCCTGGCCCTCCACTTTGACCTGACGGTGCCGTTCGCCCGCTACGTGGTGGAGAATGCCGGTTACCTCTCCTTCCCGTTCCGCCGCTACCAGATCCAGAAGGTGTGGCGCGGCGAGCGTCCCCAGGAGGGCCGTGCCCGCGAGTTCACCCAGGCTGACATTGACGTGGTGGCCGACGGCGTCCTGCCCTTCCGCTACGACGTGGAACTTGCGCTGGTGATCGCCGAGGCGCTCTCCGCACTGCCCATCCCCGCCTTCAAGCTGCGCATCAACAACCGCAAGCTGGCCGAGGGCTTCTACCGCGGCATTGGCCTCACCGACACGGCCGGGGTCCTGCGCAGCATCGACAAGCTGGAAAAGATCGGCGCCGAGAAGGTTGCGGAATTGCTCAAGACCGAGCTGGGTGCCAGCGACGAGCAGGCTGCCAAGGCCCTGGCGCTGGCCTCCATCCGCACCGAGGACACCTCCTTCGTTGCCGCCGTGCGTGCCCTGGGTGTGACCGACGAACTGATGGAGGAAGGCCTGAACGAGCTCGAACAGGTCATCGCCGCAGCCGTCAAGAGCGCCCCCGGTTCCGTTGTGGCCGATCTCTCCATTGCACGCGGCCTGGACTACTACACCGGCACCGTCTACGAAACCGTCCTGGTGGGCCACGAGCAGCTGGGCTCCATCTGCTCCGGCGGCCGCTACGACGCCCTCGCCTCCAAGGGCAACCGCAAGTTCCCCGGCGTCGGGCTGTCCATCGGCGTCACCCGCCTCGTGGCACGCATCCTGAGCCAGGAATTCGCCAAGGCCTCCCGCTCCGTCCCCACCGCCGTGCTGGTCACCCTGGCAGACGAGGACTCCTGGTCCGACGCCCAGGACGTGGCCGCAGCGCTGCGCGCCCGCGGCATCGCCACGGAGGTCGCCGCCAAGGCCGACAAGTTCGGCAAGCAGATCAAGTACGCCGACAAGCGCGGCATCCCCTTCGTCTGGTTCACCGATGAAACCGGCGCCCACCAGGTCAAGGACATCCGCTCCGGCGACCAGGTTGCCGCCGACCCCGCCGCCTGGACGCCCCCGGCCGAGGACCTGACGCCGCAGATCGTCAAGGCGTAA